The Coffea arabica cultivar ET-39 chromosome 10e, Coffea Arabica ET-39 HiFi, whole genome shotgun sequence region taaatGTTGGACATGATGGTTGAGCAATTAATTGGCATTTAGCAAATATTATTTGGTTTTAGATCCATTACAATTTAATATGACATGTTCTATGTATTATactaattttttctctttttttttttttgtaatgcaTGTTTGTAATAGGTAGACGGTagctaaaaattatttttttaaaaattttttatgcattGGAGGGGTGGGATTTGTGAAGTGAGAAGGTGGAAAGAGTAGCTTAAAGTTGTTTGATAATTGGCAGGTTAAactaatttattaaatttctataTGTTATATATTCCCATaactatttatttctttttcataataTTCTTTATGACCTTGTGTAGCACGAATTTTTAGACTAGTATTGTAAAATTTAAAAGATATGTAAATGGATGAACAAATTGAATTGcatattcttttcttttaggAATTAATGTTGATGCCCGTATTGATTGGGAATTTGGAATCCataatcaaaataatttttaacagaTAAAGTATTTAACGAATGTGCAAAGAGATTGAGAGGTTATTTGGATTACATTTTCTAAagagttttttgaaaaaaattactgtaattctttttaaggatgtgatgtatataaagtgaaaaggtgattgagaaatgtgtcaaataaatttttttatttttaaaaaaatttagcatTCGAAATAAGACCTAAATTAATTTTGTGGTACCAAATAGGTGCATGTCATTTTACCAATGTGGCAGGCAAAATTTATGGCTGTGTCTAATTGCACTTTTGGGTGGCAAAGAACTGGTAGAAGTTTCCAGTAAgttttggtaccattttgaTTCGACTGAATATCCAAAAcgagtaatttttctttttctttttttttttggtgtgatttaTTGTTGACTAGTTCAAAGATTgctcaaacaaaaataaataatgccTGTTTGGATTCctattttttagattttttgtaaaaaaaaaatttactgtaataatttgatgtacatgagataaaaagatgattaaaaaatatgttaaagGAAAACTTAAAAATCTTTTGGAGAAAAATTCCAACCCAAACGAGGTTTTAAATCATTGTTTGGAtagtttttttcaaataaatatttcacttatattgtaaatacattttttaagttacttttttatattttttatcttacatatattaCATCACAacaaatattataataattatttcaaataatattttaaataatactctTTCCAAAGACTGTTTTTCTTGTTAAAAGAATTTGTGTTCGACAATTTCCAAGCCCTTTGGAAGCAGGcaatcaaaacaaacaaaaaaaaggatgaaGATTTATCTGACAGTGATTTGACATCATTAATACGGATACACCAATGACACACAATTGAATTaggtgatttttttgttttcttttttttgtaaatCTACATATAATTTTCTGCCGCAACTTTTAGCCTAATTTGGAAGTTGGGGTGGAGATATTTTCCTGCTTCCAATTCAATCTGTCTTCAAAGGAGACAATACTTTTTATGTTTTGAATTATTAGGTTGTTTTTGTCTTTAATGACTGCATTAATGCATTTACTCATCCCTCTCATtttgatagttttttttttttttatcaatctcAAATTATAGTttacttttcaattgaaaaatataattgacTGGTAACTTTTTCTAATatacccttatttaatgtaGTTTGTTATCGGTGAGTACAACCTATCTTAATCATTAATGATTCATGCTTTGGTGATGCAACTTTCCATAATATTGTTGTTATAATTAATGTAAAGATATAGTGATTAATCATACTCCTAATATTAATGTAAGTGTATTGTTGTAATTAATGTAAAGATATAGTGATTAATCATACTCCTAATAttaatgtaagggtattttaaaaaaatattatgttagatttactttttcaataatattaactaattttttttaaaatgtgtgaaaaaagaaaaagaaaaagcaagacTACTAGACTAGGATAGAGAAAGTAACCTTTTTTCCAATTTGATGTAAACCTGTACATACCTTTTGGACTTGACAGTAACGAATGTGTGTTTCATACTGTATTCTTCTTTAGTTTGGAACTTGGAAGTGCAAATCCctttttaaaagagaaaataaaacatTAAACTTCTAATGCAGCGTATAATCCTTTTTGTGCACAAGATGCAGTCTCGTAGTATGAACTTGTTAATTGCGCACCTgtatacttttcttttctttaaaagtGAGGCATTAAAATTTCAGATTGTATGGTACCTTTCTATAGCTTGCATGTTTTTTGTAGCGTAGTTAATGAaggttttcattaatttttagaattaatctttcttacacTGATGGTGTATACACTAACAGCATTGAGAATGataattatgcaaaatttgaatttgaaattcaatttttacacatatacCATGAATTTAATAATTagtgataatatatacattgtcaataatgtatataagattgactctatttttttataaaatattttgaTGTACACATATGGCCACTAAATATGCCAATTGCTATAATAAGAATCAATTAGTGTAATTGAACTGCATCATGCAGGAAGAATCATTCATATGCTTAGTTTTCTAAGCTACTATAAATTGCAATTTACACTTTTTATGTGTATTTGAATTTGAGTATGTTTTTGCTAGGAAATTACCATCGAGTATGTTTTTATTAGTGTAATTTCATGTCATTACTATGAAATTACCATTGAGTATGTTTTTACTTAGTAGGCAACTGATGATTACGGTATGATGCATTTGCTCTCGcttaatattaaatttttttaaggccACCTAATACTAAGTAATTGAAATGGAAAATTTCTATTTCATAGTATGAACTTGTTTTTTTGTATGTACAAATACATAATATGTATAAGTTCATCGTATATACCAATACACAATATGTACAAAGCACACAATGTGTATGAATACACATACAAAATTCGATGTATGAACTAGTTCATTGCACATACAAATACATAGTATGTTCAAGTTGGTGATTTGTCTTAAAAATATTCAATAATTAAAATTGCAACTTTTCATACACATTTTCCCATACTCTATATAAAAGTGAAATGGATCTTAATTTGGTGCAGGAAATTATCATCCCACTTCACttggttttattttataaaagtgcattattcttgttctAGTGGCTTAAGAAACTAGTACAAATTAATTATCTTAAACATGGTTGCTACACCATTTTAATCTCAACGGTACTTGTCTTTCTATCCTACTACCTAGAGAACAAATATAGCcttaaagaaaaatgtatgtAATAATATTTTCGTGTGGCTGATATATACTATATAGAAGCCGAGCAAAATTGTTGATTAAATTCCGGAGGAGATCCTCCGGTAATCGGTATGTACAGGGTGGCCATAGGAACAGGAGCAGTTGTCGAGTGTTGGGACCGGAATTAATAATCGGTGACGCATAAACTTTTCTCTATCGTCATTAAAAGGTGCAACAAACAGACAAGGGCAcggacggttgcaggtgcaaTCGTTCCCAACGATTTTGATCATTTTCAATTGCGCGTAATTTTGATTGTACACGGCGTAATTTTATTTACACAACATGTAACTTTAGTataaaattttgtgaatcctACACACGGTGTGAAAATTGATGCACAATTTGTGATCTAGACCGTACAATTTGTTAAGGTCAAATCATGACCATTAACCGCTTAGGAGCGATCGTTCTGATGCTCGCTGCCCCGTTTCCGCAACAAATGCGTACACAAGGAATTAACTCCTCCATACTTTGGTAAGGATGAGTGGAGGTTTTTTGGACGACATCTTTGGTCATAAGTCatcatgaacaaataaaaaataagcatgaatGGATGGACTATGGAGAGGAGACACATGTACTTGTGTTTTCAGTCAAAACTCCAACAGAGTAGAATAATAATTAATCCCATCGGCGCCGCTTCGGTTGATATATAAATACGTGTTATTGTAGTTTCAGGGCAAAAACCCAATTAACtgtgtttggattagctgttttttcgaatgtttttaaaaaattttactgtagcagtgtatataaaatttttttaaaatatttgatatattgtacgAATAAGATATTTTTTGAGTTATTATGTATTACTGTAATATTGCATttgaaaatcttgtttttaaaaaaatgaccaatccaaatatttgaaaaattagtttttaaaaaattgaaggATTCTTCCACTTTATTTACATAAATTTGACTTACCTGAATtatcaatatattttttaatcatctttttatttcacatacgtCACATTAAAAAAAGTGATAcaatattttttcataaaattatctcaaataatttactatccagCCACACATGCGTATGCAAACCGTATGCATTTCCGTAAAGACATGAACAACGCAAACTTACAAGAAACCGAGAGATGTAACGCGTTCGTTTGACAAATGAATGATCAAATATTCAACAACTTCCATCTTCAGCCAATCAAGGATTTGTCTAGGTTTTCAGCTAATTAATGTATACCCCACTCGTTTCCAAGTTGATACTTGAGTTCCTCGAGTTGATTTTCGGGCAGAATCAAATTTATTACCCTTCCCCCTTCATCTTCGCCACTCTCAGTCCCAGGAGGAGGTCCCGGCAGCACCAAAACTGCACCTTCATCACCAACCCCACTTACAGAATAACTTGCAAAAACTGGTTGATGATGGCCGCCCATTTTCAGCGCGTAAATATTCATCTTCTCCAAATTTACAAAGGTGAGACGGGCGCCGTATAAAATAAAGTCACGAGACTCTCCATCATCACTGCCCTTCTGATCCATCACTCGTTCAACTAAATGGGTCTCGTCCTCCTGTGTCTGAGCAATCAGCCTGGCCAATTCTGCTAAATCAGCCTGTGCAGGTGGAGCCTCAGCCGCTTCAATTGTGCTAATGATGACTCGAGAATTGCTCGGCAGTTCATTTTCTTTATCCCAAGTGCCAGAGATTAATGTCACAATCTTAGGCTCTTCTGCTTTGCCACTTGTCTTGGCCAAAGACTTCCATATCATTGCTGAGATAACTTCAAAGGGCTTTAGCAGTTTAGCTTCTTCGGTCAAACGATTCAACTGTTTTGGAGTTACGTGGAAGGAGTGGGTTCTCATTTTTCTGTGATTGGAAAGGAGCCAATGGCCACCATCTGGGTCCAGTAGTACCCTCTGGATAGAAAGTGGTACCTTGGCAAGTGGGGAGGGGaactttttttggtttttggggTTGTAGGTGTCAAGATGATGAGGTGGCACTTGACCTGTCAAGATTTGGCCCCACATATTGATGAAGTGTGAAGCTGAGAATGCATCTCCCACAACATGAGCCCAACTTAGTCCAATTGAGATTCCTCCGCATTTGAACCATGTGAACTGAGCACAAATCAAGATGGCACATTACATTTAAGGgggggaaaaagagagaaagtttATGTTTTCCAATGGATTTCTGCCTTAATTTGAAGTTTAACTTAATAATGTGAATGATGAATGACTACTAACTGCTATATATGCAATTTGGACAAAAATGCACAAGTCGCCAATGTTCTTGGAACCGTGCCCTTGAGTTGAGAGGATGTGGACACAACGTTTGATTCATAAAACTAATTTCAGACAGCTCCCCCAAATTGTAGGAACTGATTTTTACTTTATcctttttaatttgttttgggAAACAAAATTATGGATTCGCTAACAATTTGTCAAAGGTCATGATTGCCTTCACTTCTGTCAAATGAAAACTTcttatttataaaatatttctGCTACTTGAAAGTGCATTTATATCAAACGCAAACTACGGCCTGTTTGGCAAGCATCCAGTTTGTTCGttataagttttttaacaactttagttacaataattttaaaaaaattttcaaaattttacacattttaaaaatttttcttacaaTCTCTACAGTAAACTACAGTAAAATTTCAtacaaacataaaaaaaaatcatttgtcaAATGAGGCCCGCGTACTAGTATAAAAGGAtgcttcccaaaaaaaaaaaaaagaactactATGAATAGGGGGCTTCGTGATATATATGTataatgtatgtatgtatacacaCATTTACTACTACTACATGGAAAATTTTTCTCTGTGTTTCCAAcacagaaaaagggaaaagttcTATAAGTGGTGGTGTCTGCTAGCAAGCTGTATGTGAATACACCCAACATAGACAAAGAATGTGAGAAGTTGTAACTTGTACGTAATATGCTAACCAATTTTGCCTTTTGAGACAGGTGGATGGGTAGTTGGTCATCGTGCATGAGCTCTGTTAAGCGGTAAGTTGAAGACTTGAAGAAAGAAAGGGTAGTTAATGAGTCGGCGTGCATTAAAACTTCCAGTCTTTCTCCAAGAAATTAAACTAAGTACCTCACGTCTCTTTTCAATTTATTGGCCACCTCGTTACGATTACTAATTTACTAGACAAAGTTGCATCTCTGGATGGAAGATCTCCTATTGACTTTATTGGCATCCCATCCCCTATTGAGTTTTACATTTCAAGCAGTATCATTTAGATTCTGCTTTGTACTCCAAACTCTCTACTTTTGTGCATAGGATGGCTGGCTGGCTATATACATGTCAATCGGGCCTAATGAGCTGGGCTTTCGTAAGTTTAAGTTCAGCTTatttaatttgaaatattttcatatTTCGGCTATGAGTTTCGGGTTCATAAATGTGAAACTCATACTTAACTCACATAATATTTGGGTAGTGAGCCGTAATCGGGTTTGGCACAAACTCACTTATTattccttaattttcttaatataatcattataactattaagttgtaaaactaatttaacatttacaagtctataatattaaaactaaacatgaacaaataatagttcttaaaaagtatataaaccaaaaaattttcaacaatatttatatttaattcgtTCAAAATGCATGAAAGATAGCAATAAAACATGCGAACATAAACCAATAtatctttaaaagttgaaactttttttttataatcttgtgatttgAATCCAAACATGCATGATGATTTGTGTTTCTAGACCAAAAAGAAATCAATCAATATTAtgccaatacaaaaatttactcaaccaataaaaaaaagttagagATTCAGTTATGCATTActaatattggctctcaagaaagcTCATAGAAGAgtctttagatgtatttttgtattttgtaatttatatatatttagtatttaataataatatatatgaatatataattatacataatatcaaaatataaatattaaccaataaaaaaaagttagagATTCAGTTATGCATTActaatattggctctcaagaaagcTCATAGAAGAgtctttagatgtatttttgtattttgtaatttatatatatttagtatttaataataatatatatgaatatataattatacataatatcaaaatataaatattaaccaataaaaaaaagttagagATTCAGTTATGCATTActaatattggctctcaagaaagaagagtctttagatgtatttttgtattttgtaatttatatatatttagtatttaataataatatatatgaatatataattatacataatatcaaaatataaatattatatatataggtaattaaagGGTCGGGCTTAtattggttttgagcttaataAGGCCCAAACTCAGCTTATATTTAATTCGGGTCTATTTTTTAGGCTCAAACTCAGATCGACTCACTAAAAAGTCAGGTTCATCGGACTTTTTGTCGGGTCGAACGAGCTGAGTTCGAGCTGGTCCAGACCCATTGACGGTCCTAGCTGGCTGCATATGGTGGAATTTTTACAGGTTTATTGTGTTGGTTTGATTGGTTTTGATCTTTTCTTGTATTGGATGGATGAGGGGTACCGTCCAGTTGTATATTGCTTCATTTCTGAAAGAAaccatttaacaaaaaaaaaaagaaaaagaaaaagaagaacacAAACTTTTGTATATCAATTATTGAGGATGTGATTGATGTAGCTTGATAACCACAATGGGACATGGAATTTAATTAGGGACCAAATTAAATTAAACTCCTCCCTGCCCCCCAACAGCAACTTGCCATTCGATTGATGTTCATATAATTCTAGTATTCTAACATAGCTAGTCATTTTGTGATTGGTTCCTGCTTGGCAACGTTGCCTGCTGTATTTTTCTTCAGGACAAATGGCAGTCTGCTATCTTCAAGAGCAATCTAGGTTAAATAAATGAAGTATAAGACACCATCTAATTCCCATCAGATTTCCAGATTAATTTGTCCGCTTACTTCCTGGTTTTATGCTAATCTACTAGCAGTAGTATAATTCTATCTTGAAAGGAAAGCCAGAGGGAAAGATGAACTAAAGATTGTGTAGGTCAATATCTCATTCCGTAGCTAGCATTATAAATCAATTGTGTTTCTAAAGATAAAACAACACTAAAGATTGCTCCAATACATCAAATGCTCATGATgcgtgtatgtatgtatgtatgtatatatgtatgtgtacaCACACGAAGATGCATCACAAAATACCAGTATTAGTTTAAGGTCGTACTAATACCGATAATCAACCCCAGAAggattaaaaataattatatattatccAAATTCTTGAGGCTAGGACCATATTTGATGAATCCTGGTCCGTGAAGTTAAAACTTGAACAAGGTGGTACTTTACAGCCAAATTATAGCACATCAATAATACCCTCAAGGTTCATTTGCTATTTTATCTCAAGAACTTAAATGCACCATACATATGGTTGCagtttattttttgggtcaacGTGTATTACatctagtatttttttttccatagaCAGAATAAACACACGCACACTTAATTTAATACGAACGCAGAGGTAACACCGAACACACCGCCCAAACAAACAATCTAAGTGAGACCCACGAGAAACATTCGTCCAGCCAATTGGTGTGTATTACATCTAGTATGCAAGCCAACAACCATACACTTGCGAAGTTTctttgtggttttttttttttttttttttttttttttggttcaaggCAAACTCTGGGCCTTACAAAGAGAGGTCACTTGATTACAAGGATGTCAAGGTCACTTAATTAAATATCCTTACCAGTTGACCTGGTTTTTggagacaatttttttttaaaaaaaaatttggaaaaataagTACTCGCAATAGCAGACCAAAATGAACAGTCTTAGTAATTTTGTCAATAGATTATTTAAGTTTTGAAGATTTTAATGCACAATCCTGGTACAAATGAAGTATGCACTTccaaaataagaagaagaagaaggaggagaAAGGAGAAGTGAGTTGGTACTAATTACCTGGACAAAAACAAGAGGAGTGAATCCGGCATCAGGAGCAAGGAACTGGCTGTAAATTAGCTGATCGTTAAGAGAATCATCGTTGAAAGCCAGCCATTCATCCAAAGTTTTACTGCACTTTGCCTCGGCAATACGAACACCACTatcattgcatttgatgaatGGTCTTCCATCTTCGGACTTTCTAACTCTCCCCGATAAAGTGGAGTAGAGGGCTAAGCATTCAAACATTGGTTTTTTCAGGTCATTTATGGTTAACCCTCGTGCTGCTCCACTTCTAAAGAAGTATATTCCCTTGACATAATGCAGCTTCAGCATCAAGTCCATGTTGCAGAGTTCATGGACCTTATCCTCTCCGGTGATGCTCGCCGGGACCACCGACGACAGCCTTACGTCGTAAACGGCGGCGTTTTCGCCCGCTGTCGATACCATATCTTGATATATGATCAGACAAGGAAGTGCAGAGAAGATGAGATCTTAAAGGAAACAGGAAATTGGTGCCAAGCTAGCTAGAAATGGACTAAAGGAGAAGTGTAGACTTTTCATTTAGAAAAGAATGTGATTTGATTATATGAAGGCCGGGGAAGAGGGGCACTATAAATAAATATGAAGGGGTAGAGGGGTACTCTTTTATCTTTGTGTTTGGACCATTTATTTAAGTTTACTAATGGAGGGGGGAATTGACGCACAAAGACTAAAAGGTTAGGCGTCAAGGATCAATCAGATCTGATGGGAGTTGAAAGTTGTGGCAAATTAATACTTATTAGATTCAATTTTGGAGTTGGATATTATTGGCTATAAAAATTGGACTACATATTCCTTTTCTCGAGGGTCTTCTTCAAACTAATTGGCCACAACCACCTGATACTCTTGTTTATCTGGCAATTTAAGGGCCAACAAGAGGCAAAATTTAATGAAAGCTGATTTAGTGCTTTATTTTAGAGAGAATTGTAGTTTTGGTCTTAAATGCTTGGGGTTTAACTGTTTTTAGTCCCTAAAGTTTGGATGAAAGCAAATAGAGTTCTATATTTTTATGCACATTTAGTCCTAATGACTGATTTTGACCAATTACTATCGGAATCTGGTCATGTGCCAGCAACTaatttttcgaaaaaaaaaatttgaaaaattcaataaaaaattgCTAGCcataatttataataaaaaataactaattactCATATGCTAGTAACGTGAATAATTAGTTGTTATCCTATTTTTCTATCAACTAATTTTTTGTATTTCTAGACTAAAGACTAGAGCTGAATCGAGTAGAATACTTTGTGTTTAGACTCTATtcatatattatatgaatataCGAACAGGGTTTGAGTTCGACTCGAATATCAAAAGAACTATAAGTATTGCTTGAATTCAATTCGTTTATTCGTATAAGTATTCGAGTTCAAATTCGAGCTTGGCTTGTTAAACTAAAAGAGCCGAATTTGAGctcaaactcgagttcaaaTTAGAGTTTGGAGATGATTTAATTATATTTGAATAAACAATACATTATTTAGAATGAGTTTGATTGTAGTATTtcttggtttaaaaaaaaaatagtttttgtataattaatttttttttgtaaaatacaatatatatttaataatagtaaatatttttatttttatttttataattgtATATGTATTCATGAACTTTTAGAATAGTTTGCGAACGGGTTCATGTTCGGCTCAATTATTAAATGAGCCTAATGTTGTGTtcgaatttgatttttttaataaacCAGTAAACTTTTTTCGAACTCGAACGAATCGAACATGAACGTGTTCGTTCGTGAAGTGCTCGATTCATTAGAAGCTCTACTAGAAACTAATGACTCAGGTGATTGGCTTGAGAGTAATTAGTCATATTTTACTACAAATTATGATCAACAATAGTtatttcaagtttttttttttatttttaaaaataccaATTGCCAGTACGTGATTGCATGTGATCGGATTCTAATAGCAATCGGTGAAAATTAGTCAATAGGCCTAAATGAGTTTAGAGATTGAATAACATTTGGGCCTAGCTAACATTTACTTTCTTTCAAACTTTATGGATTAGAAGGGCTCGTGCTCTCAAATAATTGGGATCAACACTGTAATTCTCTTTTTATTTAACACTTCCGACCCATGCAGC contains the following coding sequences:
- the LOC113712715 gene encoding protein ECERIFERUM 2 — translated: MVSTAGENAAVYDVRLSSVVPASITGEDKVHELCNMDLMLKLHYVKGIYFFRSGAARGLTINDLKKPMFECLALYSTLSGRVRKSEDGRPFIKCNDSGVRIAEAKCSKTLDEWLAFNDDSLNDQLIYSQFLAPDAGFTPLVFVQFTWFKCGGISIGLSWAHVVGDAFSASHFINMWGQILTGQVPPHHLDTYNPKNQKKFPSPLAKVPLSIQRVLLDPDGGHWLLSNHRKMRTHSFHVTPKQLNRLTEEAKLLKPFEVISAMIWKSLAKTSGKAEEPKIVTLISGTWDKENELPSNSRVIISTIEAAEAPPAQADLAELARLIAQTQEDETHLVERVMDQKGSDDGESRDFILYGARLTFVNLEKMNIYALKMGGHHQPVFASYSVSGVGDEGAVLVLPGPPPGTESGEDEGGRVINLILPENQLEELKYQLGNEWGIH